A genome region from Trichoderma asperellum chromosome 7, complete sequence includes the following:
- a CDS encoding uncharacterized protein (SECRETED:SignalP(1-29)~TransMembrane:5 (n4-19c29/30o53-77i98-120o126-147i168-189o195-215i)) → MTMLIGVVTSVIWILVILAVTQDMGAVQAASLPNIEVMYQATRSKSVATFLQSYMTLLYYTCIPSQWITCSRITWAFARDNGLPLSDYWKHVSTTFNIPVRTTLLSAGFCAIYGLVYIASTEAFNSIINTTILMLNITFVVPQGIVLTRGRHHLPKRPFKLGKLGYAVNAFSVIWVTIGGIFLCFPATNPTSLESMNYNSIVIVGVMVIILALWLERRNKFRGPEIDWVFINANNRED, encoded by the exons ATGACAATGTTGATAGGTGTTGTGACATCAGTCATCTGGATCTTGGTAATCTTAGCGGTAACTCAGGACATGGGTGCCGTGCAAGCTGCTTCATTGCCTAATATTGAAGTCATGTATCAGGCAACGAGAAGCAAGTCGGTTGCTACCTTCTTGCAGTCATACATGACACTGCTTTACTACA CCTGTATACCATCGCAATGGATCACCTGCAGCCGAATTACCTGGGCTTTCGCTCGAGAT AACGGCCTTCCATTGTCAGACTACTGGAAGCACGTTTCCACGACGTTCAACATTCCTGTCCGGACTACTCTGCTATCGGCTGGGTTTTGTGCCATCTACGGACTTGTTTATATCGCAAGCACAGAGGCATTTAACTCAATTATCAACACGACAATCTTGATGCTTAATATTACCTTTGTTGTCCCCCAAGGAATTGTACTGACGCGGGGCCGTCATCACCTTCCCAAGCGTCCATTCAAACTCGGCAAACTCGGATATGCTGTGAATGCGTTCTCAGTTATTTGGGTGACCATAGGCGGTATTTTCCTCTGCTTTCCGGCCACAAACCCGACCAGCCTTGAATCAATGAACTA caattCAATTGTCATTGTTGGCGTAATGGTGATTATTTTGGCACTATGGCTTGAAAGGCGGAACAAATTTCGTGGTCCTGAGATTGACTGGGTTTTCATCAATGCTAATAACAGAGAGGATTAA
- a CDS encoding uncharacterized protein (EggNog:ENOG41), whose translation MAKSVQYQWLPGPVGDMLRSASLATTASIPPGNATLVVTTGHVGVDIKTGELVRSSLEAEFNAVLDCLDAALLNAGVDGGLASAHKIVAYFTAKECEEVMFALSQQRFPNWTPTWTSVVVVELVNSGMHAELQAEAIAS comes from the coding sequence ATGGCCAAATCTGTCCAATACCAATGGCTTCCTGGCCCTGTTGGCGACATGCTCCGGTCAGCCTCGCTTGCAACAACCGCATCAATTCCTCCGGGTAACGCTACACTTGTAGTTACAACTGGGCACGTTGGCGTCGATATTAAAACAGGCGAGCTAGTGCGCAGCTCTCTCGAAGCCGAGTTCAATGCCGTTCTTGATTGCCTAGACGCCGCTCTACTGAACGCTGGCGTGGACGGTGGTTTAGCCTCGGCGCACAAGATAGTGGCGTACTTCACAGCAAAAGAGTGCGAGGAAGTTATGTTTGCATTGTCTCAACAACGCTTCCCCAACTGGACACCTACATGGACATCGGTGGTGGTTGTTGAGCTTGTCAATTCAGGAATGCATGCTGAGCTCCAGGCTGAGGCCATTGCGAGCTGA
- a CDS encoding uncharacterized protein (EggNog:ENOG41) → MDIIQDMKNFWDWFQRGGPERYLRSVGRSEIRLDPEQLLLIGESAGGYLALQSALLEFVRPRAMIVLYPMLDMLSDHFATPYSKTIAGVPNFPPSVIDNFLADLPERTVITEADPPARLDLALAVVQNGRFLDILGDSPDLFILEKLKHRTVVVSRDSHESLFPHLYILHGEQDSAVPVDGTLKLVEYVKNIDPAAKIQTAIQPGDHGFDCTASSKDKWMREGLDFVLKEWIRQDSKI, encoded by the exons ATGGACATTATTCAGGATATGAAGAATTTTTGGGACTGGTTTCAAAGAGGCGGGCCGGAGCGATACCTTAGGTCTGTCGGGCGATCTGAGATACGGCTTGATCCTGAACAATTACTTCTCATTGGAGAGAGTGCCG GGGGTTATTTGGCCTTGCAATCTGCATTGTTGGAATTTGTCAGACCCAGAGCAATGATAGTTCTGTATCCCATGCTAGACATGCTATCAGACCATTTTGCCACACCGTATTCGAAAACCATTGCGGGTGTTCCAAACTTTCCGCCATCTGTGATTGACAACTTCCTTGCGGATTTGCCCGAGAGAACAGTGATCACAGAGGCGGATCCTCCAGCACGGCTTGATCTGGCTCTCGCCGTGGTGCAGAACGGTCGCTTCTTGGACATCCTTGGTGACAGCCCAGATCTATTCATTCTGGAGAAACTCAAACACAGAACGGTGGTTGTCTCGAGAGATAGTCATGAGTCTTTATTCCCTCATCTATACATTTTACATGGCGAACAGGACTCTGCAGTGCCTGTAGATGGAACCTTGAAGTTGGTCGAATATGTCAAGAACATCGacccagcagccaagattCAAACGGCCATTCAGCCGGGAGATCATGGATTCGACTGCACAGCTTCATCTAAGGACAAGTGGATGAGGGAGGGCTTGGATTTTGTTCTCAAAGAGTGGATCAGACAAGATTCTAAGATTTGA
- a CDS encoding uncharacterized protein (EggNog:ENOG41~MEROPS:MER0006204) gives MSLSDRRKAELCSLIDEYTGGEERKIPGLVYIGFRGAGDPIIEHYSGTTGISSAKPMSQETIFWVASFTKIATSIACMQLVEKGFLDLDSTEQLEAICPELQAIKVLNTRQDGTFELVEKARKISLRMLLNHTGKSNTNATNATKKSPAHGHLAGFGYAFEDARLAQYGRPIGFDDFGGSREDLFSRPLVNQPGEVFQYGTSMDWVGIVIERITGLDLENYFQKNIFEPLGMNSVSFFPSESAKANLAYMHQRLRDGSLVTTDHLYRRPLLADGGQMENSRCFAAGGHGCFGKPAEFRKLIAVFLNDGVDASTGYRILQSQTVDEMFRDQIPDKPRFSNQPVPVVKPWLANPTPLSPMPKDHTEGWGLSFSISHFAEPTGRAEGSASWEGLANLYWFADRKNNIGGSLRHKSSHSVTDWFSSVRRGLRRRFIALYYSIS, from the exons ATGTCTTTGTCCGATCGTCGCAAAGCCGAGCTGTGCAGTCTCATTGACGAGTACACCGGTGGTGAGGAGAGGAAGATCCCTGGTTTGGTCTACATTGGCTTTCGAGGAGCGGGCGACCCAATCATCGAGCACTATTCGGGCACGACCGGAATATCGTCCGCAAAGCCGATGTCTCAAGAAACAATTTTTTGGGTAGCCTCATTTACGAAGATAGCAACGTCCATAGCCTGTATGCAGTTAGTTGAAAAGGGTTTCCTGGACCTGGACAGCACAGAGCAACTTGAAGCTATTTGTCCGGAGCTCCAGGCCATCAAAGTCCTCAATACGCGGCAAGATGGCACATTTGAGCTTGTggagaaagcaagaaaaataTCCTTGCGAATGCTGTTAAATCATACCGGTAAGTCAAACACCAATGCCACCAATGCCACCAAGAAATCACCTGCTCATGGCCATTTAGCTGGGTTTGGGTACGCATTTGAGGATGCAAGACTGGCTCAGTATGGTCGCCCCATCGGCTTCGATGACTTTGGCGGATCTCGAGAGGACCTTTTCAGCCGACCATTGGTCAATCAGCCCGGTGAAGTTTTCCAGTATGGAACTTCGATGGACTGGGTTGGAATAGTAATTGAAAGGATAACAGGACTTGACCTGGAGAACTACTTccaaaaaaatatttttgaACCGCTCGGTATGAACAGCGTCTCATTCTTCCCATCAGAAAGCGCCAAAGCGAACCTGGCGTATATGCATCAGCGTTTGCGTGATGGCTCGCTAGTCACGACAGATCATTTATATCGCCGACCGCTATTAGCAGATGGAGGACAGATGGAGAACAGCCGAtgttttgctgctggaggcCATGGATGTTTTGGCAAGCCAGCCGAATTTCGAA AGTTGATCGCGGTCTTTTTAAATGATGGCGTAGATGCGAGCACAGGCTACCGCATTCTGCAGTCACAGACTGTGGATG AGATGTTCAGGGATCAGATTCCAGACAAACCCAGGTTCAGCAATCAACCAGTGCCGGTCGTAAAACCGTGGCTGGCAAATCCGACACCACTTTCGCCAATGCCAAAGGATCATACTGAGGGCTGGGGGCTGTCGTTCTCTATTAGCCATTTTGCAGAACCAACTGGTCGAGCTGAGGGATCGGCCTCGTGGGAAGGTCTGGCCAATCTCTATTGGTTTGCGGATAGGAAAAACAACATTGGGGGATCATTGCGTCACAAATCCTCCCATTCGGTG ACCGACTGGTTCTCGAGTGTGCGCAGAGGGTTGAGAAGGAGATTTATAGCACTTTATTATAGCATATCATAG